In Ornithodoros turicata isolate Travis unplaced genomic scaffold, ASM3712646v1 ctg00001280.1, whole genome shotgun sequence, the following are encoded in one genomic region:
- the LOC135376761 gene encoding uncharacterized protein LOC135376761, with product MTTAGQLKEFNPASASFEVYVERFELYVAANSIPEDKKSQLFLTALGDEAYTTLRSILLDKAPKDAVYKDIVTQLKKHYAPKRSVVAERYQFQRRSQKENESIGDFIVALKSLAIPCNFGAFQKEALRDRFIAGVSSDSIRCRLLALDDNEATFDKVCQVAFSMEAAERQTREMHNVPGTTKDSEGGESVLWKDQRPSQRKDMASVMSSALNI from the exons ATGACAACTGCAGGGCAACTGAAAGAATTCAACCCTGCTTCCGCTTCATTCGAGGTATACGTCGAACGTTTTGAGTTATATGTGGCAGCGAACAGCATCCCGGAAGACAAGAAGTCTCAACTGTTCCTCACAGCCCTTGGGGATGAAGCCTACACCACTCTACGTAGTATTCTTCTGGACAAAGCCCCCAAAGACGCGGTGTACAAGGACATAGTAACTCAGCTGAAAAAACACTACGCACCAAAGCGTTCAGTAGTTGCTGAGCGGTACCAGTTTCAGAGAAGGAGCCAGAAAGAAAATGAGTCGATAGGTGACTTTATCGTTGCTCTGAAGTCGCTCGCCATACCCTGCAATTTCGGCGCCTTCCAAAAAGAGGCTCTTCGGGACCGATTTATAGCTGGAGTGAGCAGTGACAGTATCCGATGTCGCCTTCTAGCCCTTGATGACAACGAAGCCACATTTGATAAGGTGTGCCAAGTTGCCTTCAGCATGGAAGCCGCAGAACGGCAAACACGTGAGATGCACAACGTGCCTGGGACGACGAAAGACTCCGAGGGAGGAGAAAGCGTACTTTGGAAGGACCAAAGACCTTCACAAAGGAAAG atatggcgtctgtgatgtcaagtgcgctCAATATATGA